A portion of the Rubeoparvulum massiliense genome contains these proteins:
- a CDS encoding right-handed parallel beta-helix repeat-containing protein, whose product MGYTRKKSTSNLLLSQLLTVLIVLNTSFPMVTGADSEPQRELVTPKQSLQQVIDDAQPNSTLILSAGNYQGPIQINKPIHLKGNGAVITGMGTGHVIQIEADFVTLEGLFIQESGLGSRDAGIYAEGSHFIFADLTINQVKHGVYLNQAKDVVIKTSTISSYPDHFSKRGNGIHVAGTEQVNILQNKITGVQDGIYLEYAKKVGITGNEISNSRYGTHFMFSENTQAIENYFHHNITGFMVMYSNHLELNQNLISHHLHYRGYGTMIYEADQIQFMSNQLVQNSNALALENAQELTIAENQITGNHTGLLLLQVNNELQIKRNQWIGNMIQIRLGSADASPVPDGSLQDNYWDGYQGRDLDHNGFGDSPYFAYSSTGDFIMEIPAFQLFFQSPAMQFWSAINEQMLNPTMIKGMDPSPQMAPFLHWGQNQSIGKSAHFPITLLLFSGLLLMIVLALLNWARVEKLS is encoded by the coding sequence ATGGGTTACACAAGGAAAAAGAGCACCTCAAATCTACTATTGTCACAGTTGTTAACTGTACTCATAGTATTGAACACCTCATTTCCCATGGTGACAGGTGCCGATTCAGAACCACAGAGGGAATTGGTGACTCCAAAGCAGTCACTTCAACAGGTCATCGATGATGCTCAGCCTAACAGTACCCTAATCCTGTCAGCAGGCAACTATCAAGGGCCGATCCAGATTAATAAGCCGATCCATCTAAAAGGAAATGGTGCTGTTATTACAGGGATGGGAACCGGACATGTAATTCAGATTGAGGCAGATTTTGTAACACTAGAAGGCTTATTCATTCAGGAGAGTGGTCTCGGTTCCCGCGATGCTGGGATCTATGCAGAGGGCTCCCACTTCATTTTCGCTGATCTCACCATTAACCAGGTGAAACACGGAGTTTATCTTAATCAAGCAAAGGATGTGGTCATCAAGACTAGTACCATCTCTAGTTACCCTGACCACTTCTCAAAGCGGGGAAATGGAATCCACGTAGCAGGAACAGAACAGGTAAATATCCTACAGAATAAGATCACGGGTGTCCAAGATGGGATCTATTTGGAATACGCAAAAAAGGTTGGAATAACCGGTAATGAGATTAGCAATTCCCGCTATGGTACTCATTTTATGTTCTCAGAGAACACACAAGCTATAGAAAATTACTTTCATCATAATATTACGGGTTTTATGGTGATGTATTCCAATCATTTAGAGCTCAATCAGAACCTGATTTCCCATCATCTTCATTATCGAGGGTATGGCACCATGATCTATGAAGCTGATCAAATTCAGTTTATGAGCAATCAATTGGTTCAGAACAGTAATGCCCTTGCTTTAGAGAATGCTCAAGAGCTCACCATTGCGGAGAATCAAATTACAGGCAATCATACCGGATTACTGCTGCTTCAAGTAAATAATGAGCTCCAAATTAAGCGGAATCAATGGATAGGAAATATGATTCAAATCCGCCTTGGGTCAGCTGATGCTTCTCCTGTTCCAGATGGAAGCCTACAGGATAATTATTGGGATGGATATCAGGGAAGAGATTTGGACCACAATGGATTTGGTGATAGCCCATACTTTGCTTACTCCTCTACCGGTGACTTCATCATGGAAATTCCAGCGTTTCAACTCTTTTTTCAAAGCCCTGCTATGCAATTCTGGTCAGCGATCAATGAACAAATGCTTAATCCTACCATGATCAAAGGAATGGATCCTTCTCCACAAATGGCTCCCTTCTTACATTGGGGGCAAAATCAGTCTATAGGTAAATCCGCTCACTTTCCTATAACACTCCTACTTTTCAGTGGGTTACTTTTAATGATTGTTTTGGCGCTACTAAATTGGGCGAGAGTAGAGAAATTGAGCTAG
- a CDS encoding ferredoxin, whose protein sequence is MAKYTIVDKDTCIACGACGAAAPDIFDYDDEGLAGNILDDNKGIAEVPEELQEDLEDAFEGCPTDSIKVAEAAFDGDPNKFE, encoded by the coding sequence ATGGCTAAGTATACAATTGTAGACAAGGATACTTGCATCGCATGTGGAGCATGTGGCGCTGCTGCACCAGACATCTTTGATTACGATGACGAAGGTCTTGCTGGTAATATTCTTGATGATAACAAAGGTATTGCTGAGGTTCCAGAAGAACTACAGGAAGACCTCGAAGATGCTTTTGAAGGTTGCCCTACAGACTCCATTAAGGTAGCTGAAGCAGCATTTGATGGAGATCCAAACAAATTCGAATAA
- a CDS encoding ribonuclease J has protein sequence MSKENSVRVFALGGLDEIGKNMYAVEYKDQIFVVDAGIKFPDDDMYGIDYIIPDFTYLIQNKQKVKGLFLTHGHEDHIGGIPYLLREINLPIYGSRFTIGLVKGKIEEARLKPPTYVEVDEESEVRLGDFTIRFFNVNHSIPDALGIIFETPEGIIVHTGDFKFDQTPIGKKASYATLAALSKQNVLALLADSTNSMRPGYTFSDSIIGQNIMEIVEQATGRIILATFASNVHRLQQVVEAGEKEGRKIALAGRSMERVFQVGQELGYINVQKDTIVPLKKVNQLPDQKVLIISTGSQGEPMAALTRMANGAHPDIELHHTDTIIISASPIPGNIKSVSRVINQLSKTGANIVYNSNTEIHASGHGSQEELKLMLNLIQPKYFVPIHGEYRMLHTHAKLAEMTGIPPENIFILDNGDQVHFTRDDAWIGGKVQAGPVFIDGRGIGDIGNVVMRDRKTLSQDGVILLVVAIDMKKRQILAGPDIITRGFVYVRESQELIDQLQALARETLEKQLSNKVTDWGRLKQALTDQITPFVQEKTGRSPMFLPIISEIRLEDNPSASKAEA, from the coding sequence ATGAGTAAAGAGAATTCAGTGCGAGTCTTTGCCCTCGGAGGGTTAGACGAAATCGGTAAAAATATGTATGCAGTGGAGTATAAAGATCAGATTTTTGTGGTGGATGCAGGAATTAAGTTTCCCGATGATGACATGTATGGGATCGACTATATTATTCCTGACTTCACCTATTTAATTCAAAACAAACAAAAGGTGAAGGGCCTCTTTCTAACCCACGGCCACGAAGACCATATCGGAGGTATTCCCTATCTATTACGGGAAATCAATCTTCCTATCTATGGAAGTCGCTTCACAATCGGACTCGTTAAGGGGAAAATTGAAGAAGCTCGGCTTAAGCCTCCCACCTATGTGGAAGTAGACGAAGAGAGTGAAGTAAGGTTGGGTGACTTCACCATTCGCTTCTTTAATGTTAACCATAGTATCCCCGATGCACTCGGGATTATTTTTGAAACACCAGAAGGGATCATCGTCCACACTGGTGATTTTAAATTTGATCAGACCCCCATTGGGAAAAAGGCTAGCTATGCTACTCTAGCTGCTTTATCGAAGCAGAATGTACTGGCGCTATTAGCTGATAGTACCAATAGTATGCGCCCTGGCTACACCTTCTCAGACTCGATAATTGGTCAAAATATCATGGAGATCGTAGAACAGGCAACGGGACGAATTATTTTAGCTACATTCGCTTCCAATGTGCATCGCCTACAGCAAGTGGTAGAGGCTGGAGAAAAGGAAGGACGAAAGATTGCCTTAGCAGGCCGAAGTATGGAACGTGTCTTTCAGGTGGGTCAAGAATTAGGGTATATCAATGTACAGAAGGATACCATCGTTCCCCTTAAGAAGGTGAACCAGCTTCCTGACCAGAAGGTGCTAATTATTTCTACCGGGAGCCAAGGTGAACCGATGGCCGCTCTTACCCGAATGGCCAATGGAGCTCACCCTGATATTGAACTACATCATACAGATACCATCATTATCTCTGCTTCCCCCATCCCTGGTAACATCAAGAGCGTATCAAGGGTAATTAACCAATTATCCAAAACAGGTGCCAATATTGTTTATAATTCCAATACGGAAATACATGCCTCTGGACATGGGAGTCAGGAAGAGTTAAAACTAATGTTAAACCTAATCCAGCCCAAATATTTTGTCCCTATCCATGGTGAATACCGGATGCTACACACCCATGCAAAATTGGCAGAAATGACTGGCATCCCTCCTGAGAATATCTTTATCCTTGATAATGGTGATCAGGTTCACTTTACCCGAGATGATGCATGGATTGGTGGGAAGGTCCAAGCAGGTCCTGTCTTTATCGATGGGCGTGGTATCGGTGATATTGGGAATGTGGTAATGCGTGATCGTAAGACGCTATCCCAAGATGGCGTGATCCTACTCGTTGTAGCCATCGATATGAAAAAGCGTCAAATTCTTGCTGGACCCGATATTATTACCCGCGGTTTCGTCTATGTCCGCGAGTCCCAAGAATTAATCGACCAATTACAAGCCCTCGCTCGTGAAACGCTAGAGAAACAGCTATCCAATAAAGTGACAGACTGGGGTCGCTTAAAACAGGCCTTAACCGACCAGATTACACCCTTTGTTCAAGAAAAAACAGGACGGTCTCCGATGTTCTTACCGATCATTTCTGAGATTCGCTTGGAGGACAACCCTTCAGCCAGCAAAGCTGAAGCATAG
- a CDS encoding M14 family zinc carboxypeptidase, which yields MRIVQTQSMYTYEKLCINLQALALAYPKWIAYDSLGKTIYNREIWCLRLGKGAVPLFLNGAHHGREWLTSLLLMKMVEEYSRLVMKQEVYEQLDLRQLLEEVTLWIVPMVNPDGVTLQQFGVQAFPIRVHQQLLEFNLGSRDFTRWKANGEGIDLNRQYPARWAEIQDDMGRPCYKQYKGRKPLEANEAKWLVELTYAIEPRLALAYHSAGKVLYWYFHNSPQTLARDCRLANQFAMRSGYRLVQPELSPNGGGYTDWFIETFQRPGFTPELGYYPGERHLPLHCFQEELHIHLPLVLWLAREAPHIST from the coding sequence GTGAGAATTGTGCAGACTCAATCCATGTATACCTATGAGAAGCTCTGTATCAATTTGCAGGCACTAGCCTTAGCCTATCCAAAATGGATCGCTTACGATTCATTAGGTAAAACAATTTATAATCGGGAGATCTGGTGCCTCCGTCTCGGAAAAGGAGCGGTGCCATTATTCTTGAATGGTGCTCATCATGGTCGCGAGTGGTTAACCAGTCTATTGCTTATGAAAATGGTGGAGGAATACAGCCGACTAGTGATGAAGCAAGAAGTATATGAGCAGCTAGACCTCCGTCAATTGCTAGAGGAAGTTACCCTCTGGATCGTTCCAATGGTAAACCCAGATGGTGTCACTCTTCAGCAATTTGGTGTTCAAGCGTTTCCAATAAGGGTTCATCAACAACTACTGGAGTTTAATCTTGGTTCCCGTGATTTTACACGTTGGAAGGCTAATGGTGAGGGGATCGATTTAAATCGCCAATACCCTGCACGCTGGGCAGAGATTCAAGATGATATGGGGCGTCCTTGCTATAAGCAGTATAAAGGGAGGAAACCATTGGAGGCTAATGAGGCGAAATGGCTAGTAGAACTCACATATGCCATTGAGCCAAGGCTAGCCTTGGCATATCATTCAGCGGGGAAGGTACTCTATTGGTACTTTCATAACTCTCCTCAAACATTGGCGCGAGATTGTCGATTAGCCAACCAATTTGCGATGCGAAGTGGTTACCGTCTTGTCCAGCCTGAATTATCACCTAATGGTGGTGGATATACCGACTGGTTTATTGAAACATTTCAGCGACCAGGCTTTACACCTGAACTAGGCTACTATCCTGGCGAACGCCATTTACCCCTCCATTGTTTCCAAGAGGAGCTTCATATCCATCTGCCCCTGGTCCTATGGCTTGCAAGAGAAGCCCCTCATATTAGCACATGA
- a CDS encoding amino acid permease yields the protein MKNRQLGFFILTAMVIGNMVGSGTFMLPRTLAEVASPAGVLWAWGITGFGVFMLALVYGNLAIRKPGITGGPQIYAKELFSQHPKRARLSGFIVTWGYWVADFVGVVAILITFASYLSTFFPILTSQAILMEIGTFQLRVGNALTFLVCSGLLWLIVGTILLGMDTAGRVNFIATFTKILGFLFFIGVTLFTFDINNVVPLVQPRFDEVGVPVSLFGQVNHAAISTLWAFAGIESALVLSDRVKRASDVKWATVTGLLIATLIYIGITLLVMGNMGQEELIQSEKPLADALIHAIGPSGGYIISLLGCVAILGTSIGWIMIAAEVPHQAAKNGMFLRFFLPTNKAQVPHRSLLLSCGLTQIFLFSTISQSMARVFDLFVFVSILTYLLPLGIASFYQLKLVFTGETYEKERGRRWVDGIISTLASLYSVWLVITGTADPIGFLLGILLLVSGLLFYPLLPKKKIS from the coding sequence ATGAAAAATCGTCAGCTTGGTTTTTTTATCTTAACGGCAATGGTAATTGGCAATATGGTTGGTTCAGGTACGTTTATGCTTCCACGAACACTGGCTGAGGTTGCCAGTCCTGCAGGTGTTTTATGGGCTTGGGGTATAACCGGATTTGGCGTATTTATGCTGGCATTGGTTTATGGTAATTTGGCGATTCGGAAGCCAGGGATCACTGGTGGACCGCAAATCTATGCCAAGGAATTATTTTCCCAGCATCCAAAACGTGCGCGCCTCAGTGGTTTTATTGTCACTTGGGGGTACTGGGTAGCCGATTTCGTTGGAGTGGTTGCAATTCTTATTACCTTTGCAAGTTATCTTTCTACTTTCTTTCCCATCCTTACCAGCCAAGCAATCCTCATGGAGATCGGAACATTTCAATTAAGAGTGGGTAATGCCCTTACCTTCCTTGTCTGTTCTGGCCTTCTTTGGCTAATTGTTGGCACAATCTTACTTGGTATGGATACAGCTGGGCGGGTCAATTTTATTGCTACATTTACGAAAATACTAGGATTTCTCTTCTTCATTGGCGTCACACTCTTCACCTTTGACATCAATAACGTTGTTCCTTTAGTTCAACCGCGATTTGATGAGGTGGGCGTACCCGTATCATTGTTCGGTCAAGTAAATCACGCTGCGATCTCCACCTTATGGGCATTTGCTGGGATTGAGTCAGCTCTCGTTTTATCTGACCGTGTCAAACGAGCATCCGATGTAAAATGGGCTACTGTTACCGGCCTCTTGATTGCTACGTTGATCTATATTGGCATTACTCTATTAGTGATGGGCAATATGGGACAAGAAGAGTTAATCCAATCAGAAAAGCCATTGGCCGATGCCTTAATTCATGCTATTGGCCCTTCCGGTGGCTATATCATTTCCCTCCTCGGTTGTGTGGCCATCCTAGGTACATCCATTGGTTGGATTATGATCGCTGCTGAGGTTCCCCATCAAGCTGCGAAAAATGGCATGTTTTTACGATTTTTTCTACCAACAAACAAAGCGCAAGTACCACATCGCTCTTTATTGCTATCTTGTGGCTTAACACAGATTTTTCTCTTTTCCACCATCTCGCAATCAATGGCACGTGTCTTTGATCTGTTTGTCTTCGTCTCCATCCTCACATACTTATTGCCACTGGGCATCGCATCCTTCTATCAGCTCAAGCTCGTCTTCACAGGTGAAACCTATGAAAAGGAGCGAGGGAGACGCTGGGTTGATGGCATTATTAGCACACTTGCATCGCTATACTCCGTCTGGCTTGTTATCACAGGTACAGCGGACCCTATTGGATTCCTTCTAGGTATCCTTTTACTGGTCAGTGGGTTGCTCTTTTATCCACTCCTCCCCAAAAAAAAGATATCCTAA
- a CDS encoding GNAT family N-acetyltransferase, with amino-acid sequence MNILQLSEEQFSKHRGALLHFIQRYGDQRITFRAIRWIKRLPASKLSEAGTFVLVARSGNELKAVLVIGDYGKEEALVVVHPDSRNDGIGKALLDHLFRRIDRAYGRVAIDNLPSMKMCFGMGMVAIQLTTGPTGKPTLWFGMGKWSLDDLPKSSFKPN; translated from the coding sequence ATGAATATTTTACAATTGTCTGAAGAGCAGTTTTCCAAGCATCGTGGTGCACTTCTCCACTTTATTCAACGCTACGGTGATCAGCGAATTACCTTTCGAGCCATCCGCTGGATCAAGCGGCTACCTGCTTCTAAACTGTCGGAAGCAGGTACGTTCGTCCTTGTTGCTCGATCAGGGAATGAGCTGAAGGCAGTACTTGTAATCGGGGACTATGGAAAGGAAGAAGCATTGGTGGTTGTTCACCCTGACTCTCGTAATGATGGGATAGGTAAAGCGCTCCTCGATCATCTCTTTCGGCGAATCGATCGGGCCTATGGTCGCGTAGCCATCGATAATCTTCCAAGCATGAAGATGTGTTTTGGCATGGGGATGGTAGCGATCCAATTAACCACAGGTCCTACTGGAAAACCTACCCTCTGGTTTGGTATGGGAAAATGGTCGTTAGATGACCTTCCAAAAAGTTCGTTCAAACCAAATTAG